In a single window of the Tigriopus californicus strain San Diego chromosome 2, Tcal_SD_v2.1, whole genome shotgun sequence genome:
- the LOC131877032 gene encoding CWF19-like protein 1: MSDGNGCVKESPQALRVVCVGDVCGRWKALLKRLNAITQSGTHFDLCLCVGSFFSRRTNPTITAGEDGGEGRPQSRTKNGTHVNPGDEPDECNVDEYAQSRPKKRVKVTADPSDQHPHGITDENGGPNPDEKCWRDIVAGRLKVPMPIYVLGPNHSTEMPHYEFEGLKNGYELAENVLYLGQQGLFQTQEGLRVAYISGFDELLEWNQDKREELRRQIQFDKPDFQGVDILITSQWPKGVLRRSFSDEDKLQVLGAPEISSIVLSLRPRYHFAALHGHFIERPPYRYTSNQFSVTSVRKQVTRFIALAKVGNPEKKKWIYAFQLVPATHMSPSTFNNEPPDTTDLPFKRMDVMENLEIEKSIGWDSVRFGKKAVNESSKERGSDGTHRSKGSQNKSQRAIPRGPCWFCLAGTEVEKHLIVSVGEYSYLAMPKGALCANHVLILPISHFASTLEAPEEVKKELVQFKESLMASAKAQGQDVVFFERNFKSQHLQIQAVFVPSLKQIEFEEILTSTCKPYKIDLVALPFEVSLETVFEPGNLFFAINRNCEELHYVSIKTPTFPLQLGREIVANILQCPNKVNWKECALNRDEESQLVQSFRSTFAKQDFTLK; encoded by the exons ATGTCGGATGGTAACGGGTGCGTTAAGGAATCGCCCCAAGCCTTGCGTGTGGTGTGTGTGGGTGACGTGTGCGGGCGATGGAAGGCTTTATTGAAGCGGCTTAATGCCATCACTCAATCTGGAACGCATTTTGACCTTTGCCTGTGTGTCGGCAGCTTCTTCTCCAGACGGACCAACCCGACAATAACCGCCGGGGAAGACGGTGGTGAAGGCCGCCCCCAAAGCCGAACGAAAAACGGCACCCACGTCAATCCCGGTGATGAGCCAGATGAATGCAACGTGGACGAATACGCCCAAAGCCGGCCAAAGAAACGCGTCAAGGTGACCGCGGACCCCAGCGACCAGCACCCCCATGGCATTACAGACGAGAATGGTGGCCCAAACCCCGATGAAAAGTGTTGGCGCGACATCGTGGCGGGGCGGCTCAAAGTACCCATGCCCATTTACGTCTTGGGCCCCAATCATTCAACTGAAATGCCTCATTATGAATTCGAGGGTCTCAAAAATGGTTATGAATTGGCGGAAAATGTCCTATATTTAGGACAACAGGGCCTATTTCAAACGCAAGAAGGCCTCAGGGTAGCCTACATTTCTGGTTTTGATGAGCTCCTAGAGTGGAATCAAGACAAGCGGGAAGAACTACGGAggcaaattcaatttgataagCCAGACTTTCAAGGAGTGGATATTCTCATCACCTCACAATGGCCTAAAG GCGTTCTGAGACGAAGCTTTTCCGATGAAGACAAACTCCAAGTTTTAGGAGCACCCGAAATTTCATCTATCGTACTCTCACTTCGACCCCGTTATCATTTTGCTGCGCTACATGGCCACTTTATTGAGAGGCCACCGTACCGATATACCTCCAATCAATTTTCGGTGACAAGTGTCCGGAAACAAGTGACACGTTTTATTGCATTGGCTAAAGTTGGTAATccggagaaaaaaaaatggatttatgcatttcaattgGTGCCTGCCACTCACATGAGCCCTTCCACTTTTAACAACGAGCCACCAGATACCACTGACTTACCGTTCAAACGAATGGATGTGATGGAAAACTTGGAGATCGAAAAGTCAATTGGTTGGGATTCTGTTCGTTTTGGAAAGAAAGCCGTAAATGAATCTTCTAAGGAGCGTGGAAGTGATGGAACTCATCGCTCCAAAGGGTCACAAAATAAGTCTCAACGAGCAATTCCCCGTGGTCCATGTTGGTTCT GCTTGGCCGGAACGGAAGTTGAGAAGCATCTCATTGTCTCCGTTGGAGAATACTCGTACCTTGCCATGCCTAAGGGTGCATTGTGTGCAAACCACGTTTTGATACTACCAATCAGCCATTTTGCATCCACCCTGGAGGCACCGGAAGAAGTTAAGAAAGAATTGGTCCAATTCAAGGAGTCCCTTATGGCCAGTGCAAAAGCTCAAGGGCAAGATGTCGTTTTCTTTGAACGAAATTTTAA ATCACAACATCTCCAGATACAAGCAGTTTTTGTGCCGAGTTTAAAACAAATTGAGTTTGAGGAAATCCTCACGTCCACGTGCAAACCTTACAAAATCGATTTAGTTGCTCTCCCATTTGAGGTCTCTTTGGAGACGGTGTTTGAGCctggaaatttgttttttgcaattaaccGAAACTGCGAGGAACTCCATTACGTTTCCATCAAAACACCGACATTCCCATTGCAGTTAGGGCGGGAAATTGTAGCAAACATCCTTCAATGTCCAAACAAGGTGAATTGGAAAGAATGCGCGCTCAATCGAGACGAAGAATCTCAATTGGTACAAAGCTTCAGGTCGACATTTGCAAAGCAAGATTTCACGCTCAAATAA